One Halobacterium zhouii genomic region harbors:
- a CDS encoding sialidase family protein — protein MLLAGSGDGLYRLTGVGRAAETNAQQVLDAGAVARVRTFEGVDGVFAATETGLYHSPGGDEWTNLGVPRENVYAVGASPDGRVYAGTRPAHVYVAQTSGGEQANDGAASLGELAWRELEAFQELPSRDEWRLPRHENLAQVRDLNVHPDEPDRVVAGVEVGGVHVSDDGGETWTERRGAGGTDGESDVEAGNESGVDDDVHELAVVGPDEFVAATGFGLFRTTDAGRSWTRLDDGYEQRYFRSVCAVDGDVYAGSALAHTSTWDDEDANPALFACRDGETLEQVDLPRSDETVTGLTGIDSGVDEDDQVVAATHRGTVLAEQPDGWVVAGSIPATDGFAGSYTPLLWVEG, from the coding sequence ATGCTCCTCGCGGGAAGCGGCGACGGCCTGTATCGACTGACTGGCGTCGGCCGGGCGGCGGAGACGAACGCACAGCAGGTTCTCGACGCGGGGGCGGTCGCCCGCGTCCGGACGTTCGAGGGAGTCGACGGAGTGTTCGCCGCCACGGAGACGGGGCTGTATCACTCGCCCGGCGGTGACGAGTGGACGAACCTCGGCGTGCCCCGGGAGAACGTGTACGCGGTCGGCGCGAGCCCCGACGGGCGGGTGTACGCGGGGACGCGTCCGGCGCACGTCTACGTCGCGCAGACCAGCGGCGGCGAGCAGGCGAACGACGGCGCGGCGTCGCTCGGGGAACTGGCGTGGCGAGAACTCGAGGCGTTCCAGGAGTTGCCGTCGCGCGACGAGTGGCGACTCCCCCGACACGAGAATCTCGCGCAGGTGCGGGACCTCAACGTGCACCCGGACGAACCCGACCGCGTCGTCGCTGGCGTCGAAGTCGGCGGCGTCCACGTCAGCGACGACGGCGGCGAGACGTGGACGGAGCGCCGCGGGGCCGGCGGGACAGACGGCGAGAGCGACGTCGAAGCCGGCAACGAATCCGGCGTCGACGACGACGTCCACGAGTTGGCGGTTGTCGGACCGGACGAGTTCGTCGCCGCGACCGGGTTCGGGCTGTTCCGTACGACGGACGCCGGGCGGTCGTGGACGCGACTCGACGACGGGTACGAGCAGCGCTACTTCCGGTCGGTGTGCGCCGTCGACGGTGACGTCTACGCGGGCAGCGCGCTCGCCCACACGTCGACGTGGGACGACGAGGACGCGAACCCGGCGCTGTTCGCGTGCCGCGACGGTGAGACCCTCGAGCAGGTGGACCTCCCGCGGTCGGACGAGACGGTCACCGGACTGACCGGCATCGACAGCGGCGTCGACGAAGACGATCAGGTCGTCGCAGCCACGCACCGCGGGACGGTGCTCGCAGAGCAACCCGACGGCTGGGTCGTCGCCGGTTCGATCCCCGCGACCGACGGATTCGCGGGGAGTTACACGCCACTGCTGTGGGTCGAGGGCTGA
- a CDS encoding RNase P subunit p30 family protein: MYEAVHARPDGESTVARFAATVASDGYDGVVVRNHTDARPDTDLESIADEYGVDVVDGAELVPEDVAHASGAIGNLREQATVVLVRGGTPDLNRFVAESPKADVLAGPMRGEGDVNHVIVRAARENGVRLEFDFSRVLRAEGGPRVQALRGLRKLRELVEHYDAPYVVSADAHSHLELRAPRELLAVGEEIGFDRDQIRGGLEEWGALAERNRERQSAEFISQGVERGRYEEDD, encoded by the coding sequence GTGTACGAGGCCGTTCACGCGCGCCCCGACGGCGAAAGCACGGTCGCCCGATTCGCGGCGACGGTGGCGAGCGACGGCTACGACGGCGTCGTCGTGCGGAACCACACCGACGCCCGCCCGGACACCGACCTCGAATCCATCGCCGACGAGTACGGCGTCGACGTGGTGGACGGCGCGGAGTTAGTTCCCGAGGACGTGGCCCACGCCAGCGGCGCCATCGGCAACCTCCGCGAGCAGGCGACGGTAGTGCTGGTTCGCGGCGGCACGCCGGACCTGAACCGGTTCGTTGCGGAGTCACCGAAAGCGGACGTGCTCGCGGGGCCGATGCGCGGCGAGGGCGATGTCAACCACGTCATCGTGCGTGCGGCCAGGGAGAACGGCGTGCGCCTCGAGTTCGACTTCTCGCGCGTGCTCCGCGCGGAGGGCGGCCCGCGCGTGCAGGCGCTGCGCGGCCTCCGGAAACTCCGGGAACTCGTCGAGCATTACGACGCGCCGTACGTCGTGAGTGCGGACGCCCACAGCCACCTGGAGTTGCGCGCGCCCCGGGAACTGCTCGCCGTCGGCGAGGAAATCGGGTTCGACCGCGACCAGATCCGCGGGGGACTCGAGGAGTGGGGTGCGCTCGCCGAGCGGAACCGGGAACGGCAGTCCGCGGAGTTCATTTCCCAGGGGGTCGAACGTGGCAGGTATGAAGAAGACGATTGA
- a CDS encoding class I SAM-dependent methyltransferase has protein sequence MKKTIEEHAERFDDIAAEYDDDETPEYNDCVALVVEHAAPGSDDTVLDLGCGTGAIALALAEDAERVVGRDISEGMMDEARRKAEERGLDNVEFEKGTFREPNIEDEGDIDVVTSNFAMHHLSNDEKREAIGVIADLAPQKIVLGDVMLFASADPDEPFYSPEVDDPATVGVLADAFTDEGYALTAIERVHDQVGVLVAERAVGAADLEGIDADIESGDHES, from the coding sequence ATGAAGAAGACGATTGAGGAGCACGCCGAGCGCTTCGACGACATCGCCGCCGAGTACGACGACGACGAGACCCCGGAGTACAACGACTGCGTCGCGCTCGTGGTCGAACACGCCGCCCCCGGGAGCGACGACACCGTACTCGACCTGGGGTGTGGCACGGGCGCTATCGCGCTCGCGCTCGCCGAGGACGCAGAACGCGTCGTCGGGCGCGACATCAGCGAGGGGATGATGGACGAAGCGCGCCGGAAAGCCGAGGAGCGCGGCCTTGACAACGTCGAATTCGAGAAGGGGACGTTCCGGGAGCCGAACATCGAGGACGAAGGAGATATCGACGTGGTGACGTCGAACTTCGCGATGCACCACCTGAGCAACGACGAGAAGCGCGAGGCCATCGGCGTCATCGCGGACCTGGCGCCCCAGAAGATCGTGCTCGGTGACGTGATGCTGTTCGCCTCTGCGGACCCCGACGAGCCGTTCTACAGCCCCGAGGTCGACGACCCCGCGACCGTCGGCGTGCTCGCAGACGCGTTTACGGACGAGGGGTACGCGCTCACCGCTATCGAGCGGGTCCACGACCAGGTCGGCGTTCTCGTCGCGGAGCGAGCGGTCGGCGCGGCGGACCTCGAGGGAATCGACGCCGACATCGAGTCGGGGGACCACGAGTCGTGA
- a CDS encoding Rpp14/Pop5 family protein — protein sequence MKHLPKHLRPRWRYLAVELESWPDADVSRREFQRSVWFAAQNLYGDAGSADADLRVLQFDLGSGDGEALVRARRGEVERARAAIACVDEVHGDPVRVAVRGVSGTVRAAEEKYLGNPTEIADEQRVVFEDESRRAVVRGERVDVDCEDGFAGATRFDAT from the coding sequence GTGAAACACCTCCCGAAGCACCTCCGCCCGCGGTGGCGCTACCTCGCAGTGGAACTCGAGTCGTGGCCGGACGCCGACGTGTCGCGCCGGGAGTTCCAGCGCAGCGTCTGGTTCGCCGCGCAGAACCTCTACGGGGACGCCGGGAGCGCGGACGCCGACCTCCGCGTGCTGCAGTTCGACCTGGGGTCGGGCGACGGCGAAGCCCTGGTGCGGGCGCGACGCGGAGAGGTCGAGCGCGCCCGCGCCGCCATCGCGTGCGTGGACGAGGTGCACGGCGACCCCGTCCGGGTGGCCGTGCGAGGGGTTTCGGGGACGGTTCGCGCAGCCGAAGAAAAGTATTTAGGTAACCCGACAGAAATCGCAGACGAGCAACGAGTCGTGTTCGAGGACGAATCCAGGCGCGCCGTCGTGCGGGGCGAGCGCGTCGACGTAGACTGCGAGGACGGATTCGCTGGCGCGACGCGGTTCGACGCGACGTAA
- the psmA gene encoding archaeal proteasome endopeptidase complex subunit alpha encodes MQGQNQQQAYDRGITIFSPDGRLYQVEYAREAVKRGTPSIGVRTEGGVVLLVDKHVSSPLMEHSSVEKIHKADDHIGVASAGHVADARQLIDFARRDAQVNRVRYDEPISVETLTKDITDHIQQYTQVGGARPFGVALLIGGVEDGVPYLFETDPSGTPYEWKAIAIGADRADIQDHLEEQYEESLSLDEGVELAFQALGEVRDGLEPIGVGVATVDAETGTFIELTDEEIGEYLDEHDLRAEEGAGEESDEEGAGEESDEEGAGEESDEEDTGEEGAGEDEEDEE; translated from the coding sequence ATGCAGGGACAGAACCAACAGCAGGCCTACGACCGCGGTATCACCATCTTCTCCCCCGACGGACGACTCTACCAGGTGGAGTACGCGCGCGAAGCCGTCAAGCGCGGGACGCCGAGCATCGGCGTGCGCACCGAAGGCGGCGTCGTGCTCCTCGTGGACAAGCACGTCAGTTCGCCGCTGATGGAGCACTCCTCCGTCGAGAAGATACACAAGGCGGACGACCACATCGGCGTGGCGAGCGCGGGGCACGTCGCTGACGCCCGGCAACTCATCGACTTCGCGCGCCGCGACGCCCAAGTGAACCGGGTGCGCTACGACGAGCCCATCAGCGTAGAGACGCTCACGAAGGACATCACCGACCACATCCAGCAGTACACGCAGGTCGGTGGCGCGCGCCCGTTCGGCGTCGCGCTGCTCATCGGCGGCGTCGAGGACGGCGTCCCCTACCTCTTCGAGACCGACCCCTCCGGGACGCCCTACGAGTGGAAGGCCATCGCCATCGGCGCGGACCGCGCGGACATCCAGGACCACCTCGAGGAGCAGTACGAGGAGTCTCTCTCCCTCGACGAGGGCGTCGAACTCGCGTTCCAGGCGCTCGGCGAGGTCCGTGACGGCCTCGAACCGATCGGCGTCGGCGTCGCCACCGTGGACGCCGAGACGGGGACGTTCATCGAACTGACCGACGAGGAGATCGGCGAGTACCTCGACGAGCACGACCTGCGCGCCGAGGAAGGCGCGGGCGAGGAAAGCGACGAGGAAGGCGCGGGCGAGGAAAGCGACGAGGAAGGCGCGGGCGAGGAAAGCGACGAGGAAGACACGGGTGAGGAAGGCGCAGGCGAGGACGAGGAAGACGAGGAGTAG
- a CDS encoding ribosome assembly factor SBDS, which translates to MISLDDAVTARLETHGERFEVLVDPDAALAMKRGEFEGELEDVIAARDVFENASRGDRPAEEDLEEVFGTTDPMEIIPEVIERGEIQITAEQREEMQEQKRRSLVNTITRNAINPQMDDAPHPPERIENALEEAGFTVDPMEPADSQVDDALEALRPVIPIRFEEVTVAVQLPADHAGSGQAQIREFGELEREEWQADGSWVGVLTFPAGMQNEFYDRVNEVSSGEAETRIVKDKDDLNTR; encoded by the coding sequence ATGATTTCGCTCGACGACGCCGTGACAGCTCGACTCGAGACACACGGTGAGCGATTCGAAGTGCTGGTGGACCCGGACGCCGCCCTCGCGATGAAACGCGGCGAGTTCGAGGGAGAACTCGAGGACGTCATCGCGGCCCGCGACGTCTTCGAGAACGCCTCCCGCGGGGACCGGCCCGCCGAGGAGGACCTAGAGGAGGTGTTCGGGACGACCGACCCGATGGAGATCATCCCGGAGGTCATCGAGCGCGGGGAGATCCAGATCACCGCGGAGCAACGCGAGGAGATGCAAGAACAGAAGCGCCGGAGCCTCGTCAACACCATCACGCGGAACGCCATCAACCCGCAGATGGACGACGCGCCCCACCCGCCCGAGCGCATCGAGAACGCGCTCGAGGAGGCAGGGTTCACCGTGGACCCGATGGAGCCAGCGGACAGCCAGGTCGACGACGCGCTGGAGGCGCTCCGGCCCGTGATCCCGATCCGATTCGAGGAGGTCACCGTCGCGGTCCAGTTGCCCGCGGACCACGCGGGCAGCGGACAGGCTCAGATCCGTGAGTTCGGGGAGTTAGAGCGCGAAGAGTGGCAGGCTGACGGCTCGTGGGTGGGCGTGCTGACGTTCCCGGCTGGGATGCAAAACGAGTTCTACGACCGCGTGAACGAGGTGTCGAGCGGCGAAGCCGAGACGCGAATCGTGAAGGACAAAGACGACCTGAACACGCGATAG
- a CDS encoding FUN14 domain-containing protein, whose protein sequence is MIDVDPTSLGLEFGGGAAIGGVIGFAAKKIAKLIAVLVGLELALFKFLESRGILSVDWDQLTAGMIQVSEAANGAPPSWMATILSTLSVSAGFAGGFLLGFRKG, encoded by the coding sequence ATGATAGACGTAGACCCCACCTCCCTCGGCCTCGAATTCGGGGGCGGCGCAGCAATCGGCGGCGTCATCGGCTTCGCCGCGAAGAAGATCGCGAAGCTCATCGCCGTGCTCGTCGGCCTGGAACTCGCGCTGTTCAAGTTCCTCGAATCCCGGGGTATCCTCTCGGTCGACTGGGACCAGCTCACCGCGGGCATGATCCAGGTGAGCGAGGCGGCCAACGGCGCGCCGCCGTCCTGGATGGCCACCATCCTCTCGACGCTCTCCGTGAGCGCGGGGTTCGCCGGTGGCTTCCTGCTCGGTTTCCGGAAGGGATAG
- the hflX gene encoding GTPase HflX produces MTGPDTNTAVVAKRVDDGEADTAEIRDLVRAAGYEVVGEVTQAREADPALQLGEGKVAELATVVEETDAETVVFDNRLGPYQTYNLGQELPGDTEVVDRFRLILDIFGQRAHTRKAQLQVELAELRYELPRAETKTSLAQRDERPGFMGLGEYDESREQDIKARISRIRDELENIEKTEEQRRETRRESGFDLVALAGYTNAGKSTLLRRLADDLDVDENEDLHPDLDTTAESRDKLFTTLGTTTRRLDMDRRNVLLTDTVGFVSDLPHWLVESFKSTLESVYQADLVLLVVDASESVEEIREKLVTCHDTLYERNEAPLVTVFNKVDAVPDDELAEKREALAALAPNPVAVSGLEGINLEDLRERIDADLPPRERERLVLPMTEETMSVVSWVHDHAYVRDVDYGDEEVVIDFEARPTVVEQSRAKASELVAEEVDA; encoded by the coding sequence GTGACAGGGCCCGATACGAACACGGCGGTGGTGGCCAAGCGCGTCGACGACGGCGAGGCCGACACCGCCGAGATACGCGATCTCGTTCGCGCCGCCGGCTACGAGGTGGTCGGCGAGGTGACCCAAGCGCGCGAAGCCGACCCCGCACTCCAGCTCGGCGAGGGGAAGGTCGCGGAGCTCGCCACGGTCGTCGAGGAGACCGACGCAGAGACGGTTGTGTTCGACAACCGCCTCGGTCCCTACCAGACGTACAACCTCGGGCAGGAACTCCCGGGCGACACCGAAGTCGTCGACCGGTTCCGGCTGATTCTGGACATCTTCGGGCAGCGCGCACACACCCGGAAAGCACAACTCCAGGTCGAACTCGCGGAGTTGCGCTACGAGTTACCGCGCGCGGAGACGAAGACGAGTCTCGCCCAGCGCGACGAGCGCCCCGGGTTCATGGGCCTCGGGGAGTACGACGAGAGCCGCGAGCAGGACATCAAGGCGCGCATCAGTCGCATCCGGGACGAACTCGAGAACATCGAGAAGACCGAGGAGCAGCGCCGTGAGACGCGCCGGGAGTCCGGGTTCGACCTGGTGGCGCTCGCGGGCTACACGAACGCCGGCAAGTCGACGCTCCTGCGCCGCCTCGCGGACGACCTCGACGTCGACGAGAACGAGGACCTGCATCCGGACCTCGACACCACCGCCGAATCGCGGGACAAACTGTTCACGACGCTCGGCACCACCACGCGGCGCCTCGACATGGACCGCCGGAACGTCCTGCTGACGGACACCGTCGGGTTCGTGAGCGACCTCCCGCACTGGCTCGTGGAGTCGTTCAAGTCCACGCTCGAGTCGGTCTATCAGGCGGACCTCGTGTTGCTCGTGGTGGACGCCAGCGAGTCCGTCGAGGAAATCCGGGAGAAACTGGTGACGTGCCACGACACGCTGTACGAGCGCAACGAGGCGCCCCTCGTCACCGTGTTCAACAAGGTCGACGCCGTGCCAGACGACGAACTCGCGGAGAAACGCGAGGCGCTTGCGGCGCTCGCGCCGAACCCGGTCGCCGTGAGCGGCCTCGAAGGCATCAATCTCGAGGACCTCCGCGAGCGTATCGACGCGGACCTGCCGCCCCGCGAGCGCGAGCGACTCGTCCTCCCGATGACCGAGGAGACGATGAGCGTCGTCTCGTGGGTCCACGACCACGCCTACGTCCGCGACGTCGACTACGGCGACGAGGAGGTCGTCATCGACTTCGAGGCGCGCCCGACGGTCGTCGAGCAGTCCCGTGCGAAGGCGAGTGAGCTGGTCGCCGAAGAGGTCGACGCGTGA
- the moaC gene encoding cyclic pyranopterin monophosphate synthase MoaC, giving the protein MSDDRRGVGDGSPESASDDLTHTTESGDVQMVDVGDKPDTARRAVARGEIRLSESTVDAIRADEIEKGDVLATARIGAVQAVKHTWETIPMCHQIPITNVETEFNVQDDRVVLEVAVETTGKTGCEMEALQGVTTGLNVVWDMVKAAEKDDEGQYPGTAIRGVEVVSKEKRALE; this is encoded by the coding sequence ATGAGTGACGACCGACGCGGAGTCGGCGACGGCAGTCCGGAGTCGGCGTCCGACGACCTCACGCACACCACCGAGTCCGGCGACGTGCAGATGGTCGACGTCGGCGACAAGCCCGACACCGCGCGGCGAGCGGTGGCCCGGGGCGAAATCCGTCTCTCGGAGTCCACCGTCGACGCAATCCGTGCAGACGAGATCGAGAAGGGCGACGTGCTCGCCACCGCGCGCATCGGCGCCGTGCAGGCCGTCAAGCACACCTGGGAGACGATTCCGATGTGCCACCAGATTCCCATCACGAACGTCGAGACGGAGTTCAACGTTCAGGACGACCGCGTGGTCCTGGAGGTCGCGGTCGAAACGACGGGAAAGACGGGCTGCGAGATGGAAGCGCTCCAGGGCGTGACGACCGGCCTGAACGTCGTCTGGGACATGGTAAAGGCCGCAGAGAAGGACGACGAGGGGCAGTATCCAGGCACCGCGATTCGAGGCGTCGAGGTCGTCTCGAAGGAGAAGCGAGCGCTGGAGTAG
- a CDS encoding NAD(P)H-hydrate epimerase, producing MITSERMAATDRNAAALGVPRKQLMESSGNAVAREVRQVAEPGASVAVLAGRGNNGGDAFVAARFLEAYDVSVHLLGRPESIATEISRENWEALQFAEYDTHAVKDSAALDIDTPDVIVDGLLGTGVSGAPREPEASAIETINDTDATVVAVDVPSGLDANTGETPGAAVDADRVVTFHDLKPGLSDREDVTVADIGIPDAAELFVGPGDLLPLRRASEPTDSRAYVVGGGPYTGAPALAAQAALRAGADLSFVAAPEPVAPQIQGYAEDLIVQSYDGERLEPAHVPDLVDTAESYDDVVVLGPGLGDADETLDAAADFLEAFSGRAVVDADALPVVPELETDATLVCTPNRKELAKMGGPEVESADALRERANEIESFAADLGHVVVAKAKDDVITDGERTRVSKAGTSGMTVGGTGDTLAGTVAGLLGAHDPFESACMAVYANGRAAELLDDERHDGLLASDILDALPRALWGGDDE from the coding sequence ATGATTACGAGCGAACGGATGGCTGCGACCGACAGGAACGCGGCCGCGCTGGGCGTTCCCCGGAAACAGCTCATGGAGTCCAGCGGGAACGCAGTCGCTCGCGAGGTCCGCCAGGTCGCCGAACCCGGCGCGTCCGTCGCCGTGCTCGCGGGTCGCGGGAACAACGGCGGCGACGCGTTCGTCGCGGCGCGGTTCCTCGAGGCGTACGACGTCTCGGTTCACTTGCTCGGTCGCCCGGAGTCCATCGCGACGGAGATCAGTCGCGAGAACTGGGAGGCACTCCAGTTCGCGGAGTACGACACGCACGCGGTGAAGGACTCCGCGGCGCTCGACATCGACACACCTGACGTCATCGTCGACGGCTTGCTCGGAACTGGCGTCTCCGGTGCGCCCCGCGAACCCGAGGCGTCAGCCATCGAGACCATCAACGACACGGACGCGACTGTCGTCGCCGTGGACGTTCCCTCGGGACTGGACGCCAACACGGGCGAGACGCCCGGGGCCGCCGTGGACGCGGACCGCGTCGTCACGTTCCACGACCTGAAACCAGGGCTCTCGGACCGCGAGGACGTCACCGTCGCGGACATCGGCATCCCCGACGCCGCCGAGTTGTTCGTCGGCCCCGGTGACCTGCTCCCCCTGCGCCGTGCGAGCGAGCCAACGGACAGCAGGGCATACGTCGTCGGCGGCGGCCCGTACACGGGTGCGCCGGCGCTCGCGGCGCAGGCCGCGCTCCGGGCCGGCGCGGACCTCTCGTTCGTCGCCGCGCCGGAGCCTGTCGCGCCCCAGATTCAGGGGTACGCCGAGGATCTCATCGTGCAGTCCTACGACGGTGAGCGCCTCGAACCCGCGCATGTTCCGGACCTCGTGGACACCGCCGAGAGCTACGACGACGTGGTGGTTCTCGGACCGGGTCTCGGCGACGCCGACGAGACGCTCGACGCGGCCGCGGACTTCCTCGAAGCGTTCTCCGGGCGCGCCGTGGTGGACGCCGACGCGCTCCCCGTCGTCCCCGAACTCGAGACCGACGCCACGCTCGTCTGCACGCCCAACCGAAAGGAACTCGCGAAGATGGGCGGTCCCGAGGTGGAGAGCGCCGACGCCCTCCGCGAACGAGCCAACGAAATCGAGTCGTTCGCCGCGGACCTCGGCCACGTCGTGGTGGCGAAGGCCAAGGACGACGTGATCACCGACGGCGAGCGCACGCGCGTCTCGAAAGCCGGCACGTCAGGAATGACCGTCGGCGGCACGGGCGACACGCTCGCCGGGACGGTCGCCGGACTGCTCGGCGCGCACGACCCGTTCGAGTCGGCGTGTATGGCGGTGTACGCTAACGGTCGAGCGGCCGAACTGCTCGACGACGAGCGCCACGACGGCCTGCTTGCTTCGGACATCCTGGACGCGCTACCGCGGGCACTGTGGGGTGGTGACGATGAGTGA
- a CDS encoding acylphosphatase → MADRTRAHVFVTGTVQGVYYRASTRDAARDRDVDGWVRNLDDGRVEAVFEGPQDAVEAMVEWCHDGSQAASVEDVSVEYDDPEGADGFRIRR, encoded by the coding sequence ATGGCCGACCGAACCCGAGCGCACGTCTTCGTCACCGGCACCGTCCAGGGCGTCTACTACCGGGCGAGCACTCGCGACGCCGCGCGCGACCGCGACGTCGACGGGTGGGTGCGGAATCTCGACGACGGCCGCGTCGAAGCCGTCTTCGAGGGGCCACAGGACGCCGTCGAGGCGATGGTCGAGTGGTGCCACGACGGCAGTCAGGCGGCCAGCGTCGAGGACGTCAGCGTCGAGTACGACGACCCCGAGGGCGCGGACGGCTTCCGGATTCGTCGCTGA
- a CDS encoding DNA-3-methyladenine glycosylase family protein, translating to MERGAIPLSEIPGPVDVQATIESGQTYLWWRPDGATYDALGASGGDAWYRTVVDGDVVDARQTADAVEWRSTTDADPLVRDLLGLRDDLHEIRAVGTTDDLTDAAWDAYEGLRIVQDPFFGCLVSFICSAQMRVERIFAMQEALRETYGDPVEFDGETVYAFPEPDALAAATEDDLRELKLGYRAPYVQRTAEMVASGELTERDIQGRAYEVARDELTGFVGVGDKVADCVLLFALGYLEAVPLDTWMQSAIEDHYPDCDGGNYAETSRAIRERLGPYAGYTQTYLFHYLRSGDDA from the coding sequence ATGGAGCGCGGCGCGATCCCCCTGAGCGAGATTCCCGGTCCCGTGGACGTACAGGCCACAATCGAGAGCGGGCAGACCTATCTCTGGTGGCGCCCCGACGGCGCGACCTACGACGCCCTCGGCGCGTCCGGCGGGGACGCGTGGTACCGCACGGTCGTCGACGGCGACGTCGTTGACGCGCGCCAGACCGCAGACGCCGTCGAGTGGCGGTCCACGACGGACGCCGACCCGCTGGTGCGTGACCTGCTCGGTCTGCGCGACGACCTCCACGAGATCCGCGCGGTCGGTACCACCGACGACCTCACGGACGCCGCGTGGGACGCCTACGAGGGCCTCCGAATCGTCCAGGACCCCTTCTTCGGGTGTCTCGTCTCCTTTATCTGCTCCGCGCAGATGCGCGTCGAACGCATCTTCGCGATGCAGGAGGCGCTCCGGGAGACCTACGGCGACCCCGTCGAATTCGACGGGGAGACGGTCTACGCGTTCCCCGAACCCGACGCGCTCGCGGCGGCGACCGAGGACGACCTCCGCGAGCTGAAACTCGGCTACCGAGCGCCGTACGTCCAGCGGACCGCCGAGATGGTGGCGTCCGGCGAACTCACCGAGCGCGACATCCAGGGCCGGGCGTACGAGGTCGCACGCGACGAACTCACGGGGTTCGTCGGCGTCGGCGACAAGGTCGCGGACTGCGTCCTGCTGTTCGCGCTGGGCTACCTCGAGGCGGTTCCACTCGACACCTGGATGCAATCGGCCATCGAAGACCACTATCCCGACTGCGACGGCGGGAACTACGCGGAGACCTCTCGCGCCATCCGCGAGCGGCTCGGCCCGTACGCCGGGTACACGCAGACCTACCTCTTCCACTATCTTCGCTCGGGAGACGACGCCTGA
- a CDS encoding lamin tail domain-containing protein translates to MKVAYVDGTVVEADRAVLDKEGVTLQNQVGQQGQSKQEAQTHQTVGFVQYEMLKYIVDGRGDDIKKGQQSSSKQSSKKQSGKKQSSKKQSDKKEAPGESFAIKEAQVNAPGVDDWHKNNEYLVFTNTGEKPLDLTDWEVHNEAGDTYRFPSGFDLEPGATITLHSGSGDDTESDLYWGSDNAVWKNNSDTITVRNGDGNVVLENSYS, encoded by the coding sequence ATGAAGGTAGCGTACGTTGATGGAACGGTCGTCGAGGCGGACAGGGCCGTGCTGGACAAAGAGGGGGTCACGCTCCAGAACCAGGTGGGACAGCAGGGGCAGTCCAAGCAGGAAGCGCAGACACACCAGACCGTCGGGTTCGTCCAGTACGAGATGCTCAAGTACATCGTAGACGGCCGTGGAGACGATATCAAGAAGGGGCAGCAAAGCTCGAGCAAGCAGTCGTCGAAGAAGCAATCGGGCAAGAAGCAATCGAGTAAGAAGCAATCGGACAAGAAGGAGGCCCCGGGGGAGTCGTTCGCAATCAAGGAGGCGCAGGTCAACGCACCGGGCGTCGACGACTGGCACAAGAACAACGAGTACCTCGTGTTCACGAACACGGGAGAGAAACCCCTCGACCTGACCGACTGGGAGGTGCACAACGAGGCCGGGGACACGTACCGATTCCCCTCCGGATTCGACCTGGAGCCTGGTGCGACGATCACGCTCCACAGCGGAAGCGGTGACGACACCGAGTCGGACCTGTACTGGGGGTCCGACAACGCGGTCTGGAAGAACAACTCCGACACGATCACTGTGAGAAACGGCGACGGGAACGTTGTCCTGGAGAACTCGTACTCGTGA
- a CDS encoding DUF555 domain-containing protein: protein MDCRVIVEAAVPVYDVESADEAVRIAISKTGEMLNPDLNYVEIDMGERHCPHCHEELEPAFVAADESLVALELEMTVFNVEREEHASRIARKEIGQRLENIPLEVLSVEEVVENSDESDEEDGEAGAGSGDETGAESSDEADDGSSDEADVVPSVDEMVDDDE, encoded by the coding sequence ATGGATTGTAGGGTGATCGTCGAGGCTGCTGTACCCGTCTACGACGTCGAGTCGGCGGACGAGGCCGTGCGGATCGCCATCTCGAAGACGGGCGAGATGCTGAACCCGGATCTGAACTACGTCGAGATCGACATGGGCGAGCGCCACTGTCCGCACTGTCACGAGGAGTTAGAGCCCGCGTTCGTCGCCGCGGACGAGAGCCTCGTCGCACTCGAACTGGAGATGACTGTGTTCAACGTGGAACGCGAGGAACACGCCTCCCGCATCGCCCGGAAGGAGATCGGACAGCGACTCGAGAACATCCCCCTCGAGGTGCTCTCCGTCGAGGAGGTAGTAGAGAATAGCGACGAGAGCGACGAGGAAGACGGCGAAGCAGGCGCCGGCAGTGGTGACGAGACAGGCGCCGAGAGCAGTGACGAAGCAGACGACGGCAGCAGTGACGAAGCGGACGTGGTGCCGAGCGTCGACGAGATGGTGGACGACGACGAGTAG